In one window of Chelmon rostratus isolate fCheRos1 chromosome 19, fCheRos1.pri, whole genome shotgun sequence DNA:
- the fgfr1b gene encoding fibroblast growth factor receptor 1b: protein MSPPRCFQLLLSCILLVLLVPFPRAQSRPATEERDAADAVKSSEDEEDDESSSEENKLSNELSTSNEKLQTSAPQWVMPEKMEKQLHAVPASRTVKFRCQAVGNPVPSLRWYKNGKEFRKDQRIGGFKIRDHMWTLIMESVVPSDKGNYTCVVENEYGSLKHTYLLDVVERSPHRPILQAGLPANQTAVVGSNVAFVCRVFSDPQPHIQWLKHITVNGSREGPDGHPYVLILKTAGLNTTDKEMEVLTLKNVTLSDAGEYTCLAGNSIGVSHHSAWLTVVDDLPPSPLPSQTYLEIFIYCLGFFIIIILTATAVICRLCCAPKKSDFGSQLAVQKLAKSIPLRRQVSVESSSSLQSGMCLMRQSRLSSAATTILAGVSEYELPYDPVWELPRDRLTLGKPLGEGCFGQVVLAEAVGVDKNKPTRLTKVAVKMLKADATEKDLSDLISEMEMMKMIGKHKNIINLLGACTQDGPLYVVVEYASQGNLREYLRARRPVGLEYWSGSRQVSLGGLELMELVSAAYQVARGMAYLASKKCIHRDLAARNVLVTEDNVMKIADFGLARDIHHIDYYKKTTNGRLPVKWMAPEALFDRVYTHQSDVWSFGVLLWEIFTLGGSPYPGVPVEELFKLLKEGHRMEKPSACTQELYLMMRDCWHAVPSRRPTFQQLVEDLDRTLSLMANQEYLDLAVPLVQYSQVGSSSSAHSCNST from the exons CCGACGCAGTTAAATCCTCTGAAGACGAAGAAGACGATGAGTCAtcctcagaggaaaataaactgTCCAATGAGCTGTCAACAAGCAACGAAAAGCTCCAGA CGTCGGCGCCTCAGTGGGTGATGccagagaagatggagaagCAGCTCCACGCCGTTCCTGCCAGCAGGACCGTAAAGTTTCGATGCCAGGCGGTTGGAAACCCTGTTCCCTCCCTGCGCTGGTACAAGAATGGCAAAGAGTTCAGGAAGGACCAGAGAATCGGAGGGTTCAAG ATCAGAGACCACATGTGGACTCTAATAATGGAGTCAGTGGTTCCATCTGATAAAGGCAACTACACCTGTGTGGTGGAGAATGAATACGGGAGTCTCAAACACACCTACCTGCTGGATGTAGTTG AGCGCTCTCCTCACAGACCGATCCTGCAGGCAGGTCTGCCGGCTAACCAAACCGCTGTTGTTGGCAGCAACGTGGCGTTTGTGTGCCGAGTGTTCAGCGACCCGCAGCCTCACATCCAGTGGCTCAAACACATCACCGTCaatggcagcagagagggacCAGATGGACACCCGTATGTCCTCATTCTCAAG ACTGCAGGTTTGAACACAACAGATAAAGAAATGGAGGTTTTGACTCTGAAGAACGTCACTCTGAGCGATGCTGGAGAATACACCTGCCTGGCAGGTAACTCGATCGGCGTCTCTCATCACTCTGCGTGGCTCACTGTCGTCGACG ACCTGCCCCCCTCCCCGCTGCCCTCTCAGACATATTTGGAGATCTTCATCTATTGCCTCGgctttttcatcatcatcatcctcacgGCCACAGCAGTCATCTGCAGACTCTGCTGCGCCCCGAAGAAAAGCGACTTCGGCAGCCAGCTAGCCGTCCAAAAACTAGCCAAGAGCATCCCTCTGAGGAGACAG gtatCAGTCGAGTCCTCATCCTCCCTTCAGTCTGGAATGTGTTTGATGCGCCAGTCTCGTCTCTCCAGTGCAGCCACCACCATCCTGGCAGGAGTGTCGGAGTACGAACTTCCCTACGATCCTGTGTGGGAGCTGCCCCGTGACAG GCTGACGCTGGGGAAGCCTCTGGGAGAAGGCTGTTTCGGTCAGGTGGTTCTGGCGGAGGCTGTTGGGGttgacaaaaataaacccacCCGCCTCACAAAGGTGGCTGTGAAGATGCTCAAAG CGGACGCCACAGAGAAGGACCTGTCTGACCTGATCtctgaaatggaaatgatgaagatgattgGCAAACACAAGAACATCATCAACCTGCTGGGAGCCTGCACTCAGGACG GCCCTCTGTACGTGGTGGTGGAGTACGCCTCACAGGGTAACCTGAGGGAATACCTCCGGGCTCGTCGGCCGGTCGGGTTGGAGTACTGGAGCGGCTCCAGGCAGGTTTCTCTGGGCGGTTTGGAGCTCATGGAGCTGGTGTCTGCTGCGTACCAGGTGGCCAGAGGAATGGCCTACCTGGCTTCAAAGAAG TGTATTCACAGAGACCTGGCAGCGAGGAACGTGCTCGTCACAGAAGATAACGTGATGAAGATCGCTGACTTCGGTCTGGCTCGAGACATCCACCACATCGACTACTACAAGAAGACCACTAAT GGTCGTCTGCCGGTGAAGTGGATGGCACCAGAAGCTTTGTTTGACCGTGTCTATACGCACCAGAGTGATGT gtggtCTTTTGGTGTCTTGCTGTGGGAAATCTTCACCCTTGGGGGGTCTCCTTACCCCGGAGTCCCCGTGGAGGAGCTCTTCAAGCTGCTAAAGGAAGGTCATCGCATGGAAAAACCCTCTGCATGCACGCAGGAGCT gTATCTGATGATGAGAGACTGCTGGCACGCCGTCCCGTCTCGCAGACCAACTTTCCAGCAGCTGGTAGAAGATTTAGATCGCACGCTTTCTCTCATGGCTAACCAG GAGTACCTGGACCTGGCTGTTCCTCTGGTCCAGTACTCGCAGGTCGGCTCCTCTTCCTCGGCTCATTCCTGTAACTCCACATAG